A window of the Butyricimonas faecalis genome harbors these coding sequences:
- a CDS encoding tRNA-binding protein, translating to MKITVEDFNKIEMRAGTVVHVEINKRARKPAYKVDIDFGNEIGIKSTSAQITDLYNEENLVGKQVICCVNLPAIHIGSVKSEVRILGTNSTQGCVLLQPSQKVENGDIVF from the coding sequence ATGAAAATTACCGTTGAGGATTTTAACAAAATCGAAATGCGTGCAGGAACCGTAGTTCATGTAGAGATTAACAAACGAGCCCGCAAACCAGCCTATAAAGTAGACATTGATTTCGGTAACGAGATTGGAATTAAATCAACATCCGCCCAAATTACAGACTTATATAATGAAGAAAATCTTGTAGGAAAACAAGTTATTTGCTGTGTTAACCTTCCCGCCATTCATATTGGTTCTGTAAAAAGTGAGGTTCGTATTCTCGGCACGAATTCAACGCAAGGATGTGTCTTACTACAGCCCTCGCAAAAAGTAGAAAATGGAGATATAGTCTTTTAA